The window TTTGCAGACCTAATGGTGAAAGATGTTAAGACAGGGGAATGTTTCAGATTAGATCATTTGATTAAAGCACATTTAGAGAAAGTTATTAGCGATAAAAAGACTGATGAAAACACACGCATAGAATGTAaagatattattattaaattggATGGAATGACAAAAGATGAAATGGCTGCAGTTTTgtccaaatacaagataaaatcACCTATCTCTGGGAATGATTTGACAGAACCAATAGAATTTAATTTGATGTTTGGAACACAAATTGGACCCTCAGGGCTTGTGAAAGGATTCCTGAGACCAGAGACTGCTCAGGGTATTTTCGTAAATTTCAAAAGATTACTTGCATTCAATCAGGATAAATTGCCGTTTGCTGCAGCACAAATTGGAAATGCATTCCGCAATGAAATCTCTCCTAGATCTGGATTGATAAGAGTAAGAGAATTTACTATGGCAGAAATAGAACATTTCTGTGATCCTAGTGACAAAAGTCATCCTAAATTTGAAACAGTCAAGGATTTAAGCGTATTGTTATATTCAGCTTGTAATCAGATGGACGGAAAGAGTGCACAACATATGACCTTAGGCGATGCAGTGCTAACAAAACTTATAGCTAACGAAACATTGGGATACTTTATGGGTAGAATTTATCAATTTTTAGTCAAAGTCGGAGTCGATCCAAAGAAATTACGTTTCCGTCAACACATGGGAAATGAAATGGCACATTATGCATGTGACTGTTGGGATGCTGAGTGTTTAACATCATATGGTTGGATAGAATGCGTTGGTTGCGCAGATCGATCTGCTTATGATCTTACACAACATACTAAAGCCACTGGAGTGAAATTAGTAGCAGAGAAAAAATTACCAGCACCAAAAAATGTTGATGTGTGTGAAATAGTTCCGAACAAAGTCCTGATTGGTAAAACGTTTAAGAAAGATAGTAAATTAATTCAAGATGCATTAGCAGCATTAAGTGAAGATCAGGTCAATGCTGTTGAAGTTAATCTTGATGAAAATGGAGAATACGGTTTAAAACTTTCTAATGATACTGAAGTAAAAATTACGAAGGATATGGTTCAAATAAAACGGTATCAGAAGACAGTGCATGTAGAAGAAATAATTCCTTCTGTAATCGAACCTTCTTTTGGTATTGGTCGCATAATGTATGCTCTTTTTGAACACAACTTTAGAGCAAGAGAAGATGAGAAGCGAACTTACTTCAGTTTACCACCAGTTGTGGCTCCTTTGAAGTGTTCAGTTTTACCATTGAGTAATAACGAGGAATTTGTACCATTCGTAAAACAATTATGTATGTACAGTAATTCTCAAAAATACATGAAAATTAATAAACTTTTAATAATACTTATTGATTGTTTATTATTTACAGCTCAGAATCTCACAAAAGTAGATGTTTCACACAAAGTGGACGATTCGTCTGGTAGTATTGGTCGTAGATACGCAAGAACAGACGAAATTGCAATACCATTTGGTATTACTATAGACTTTGATACTCTGAAAACACCTCATAGTGCTACACTCCGTGAAAGGGATTGCATGGGTCAAGTTAGAATAAACGTGAGTAAATAGTTTAAAAAtcataaataaaaatgaatatttcaagaaaaattttaatattttaattttacagtTGGATGAAGTTCCAAGTGTGGTAAGAGATCTGTCTAATGGCAAACTCACGTGGTCTGAAGTTGAAGCAAAATATCCCAAGTTTGAGCAACAAGAATCAACGGAACCATAGTGAAATGCGTTTAATATATAGATATAAATGGAATAACTTATTTGTAATATACAAGTATGAATGAATTGCTACAGAGTAGCAATTTTTATTTTGCAATTAATATAATTTGCATTTTTTAAAAAGCATTTACTTTATATTCTTCACAAACGCTACGTTAATAAAACTAAACTTTTCACACTGGCAATACCTGTTATTTCGTAGAACGAGTTACCCGATCAGCAACAGTAGAAGTTGATATCAAATTGAACTCCCATCCTTTCAAAGTCGGTTTTGAAACAAACAGTTAAGCATTCTATACTTTTTACCCATTTTTCCTTATCCATACCATTATGCACAACCTCTTGAAGTTGCATATTAACACGTCGAACATCTGAAACCACAGCAGACAGTCAGAGATATACATACGAATGCAATTAAGATTCGAGTACTTACTGCAATTGCCAGATCTTATTTGACAGAACATAGCGCAAAGTGTTTTTATTGCTTGAATTTCACCGATAAATTCAAAAACTTGAAGTACAGGTAAATTTAGAAATAATTTCTTTAACTGATTATCTAGATTTTCCCTATTGTGCCATAATTGTAGACATAGGTATACTGGAAAATTAGAAATACGTATGCTTAATATCGattttttagaaaaattaaaaattgaatatccAGCAGGTGATAGAAATTAATGGttacaaaattaataaacttGATAAATGATATACCATTTTCAGGTCTAGAAACAAGTATTAGatacaaataatttaaaaattgtatttaaaattttaaatttatattttgtatcgaTAATCGAAACAATCGATACGATAGTTAGTATCTGCGACTGTTCATAGGAGGCGCGCATTAGGGAACCGCGCTTTAATTTACAGTTATGTTCCAGAAATTAAAACAGAAGATAATAGAAGCAATTTTAAGGTAAACTATTATAAAACTATTGAAATACATTGAATATAAGTCATTTTGTTGATTCAGTTACCTAAAGTACCCGAGTACCACGTATAAAGAGTCTTAAGAGTGCAATTGAGGTACCAAGGTTGTCGAAATCTCAAATCAATGCCCGTCGATAGTGCAAAGGTATGTACTCGGgtattttttgttaaaaatcTTTTATGAACATCGTATTCTGGTATCCCAACTGGAAAAAATAATTATAGCATTCGAATTCAAGTGGAAACTTATCACTAATAATAAATAGGATGTTCGCGTACTAATCGCATATTGTATTTTCAGTTTTGGAGCATAGAGATGTGCTTCCCGCCATGCTTC is drawn from Calliopsis andreniformis isolate RMS-2024a chromosome 1, iyCalAndr_principal, whole genome shotgun sequence and contains these coding sequences:
- the Glyrs gene encoding glycine--tRNA ligase, with the translated sequence MQCIRYNLRFLCRRTLSATCEHIPDSKQPFRKFTVSARLADFSNWGTNKKHRKVKIQILPDMSDPKIEEILSPLRASVKEQGDYVRELKSNGAPELDIKKAVAELKLRKKLLEDKELSLSETTTFDRARMEDLLKRRFFLDQSFAIYGGISGQFDFGPMGCALKTNLLNNWRNFFVLEEQMLEVDCSILTPEPVLKASGHVERFADLMVKDVKTGECFRLDHLIKAHLEKVISDKKTDENTRIECKDIIIKLDGMTKDEMAAVLSKYKIKSPISGNDLTEPIEFNLMFGTQIGPSGLVKGFLRPETAQGIFVNFKRLLAFNQDKLPFAAAQIGNAFRNEISPRSGLIRVREFTMAEIEHFCDPSDKSHPKFETVKDLSVLLYSACNQMDGKSAQHMTLGDAVLTKLIANETLGYFMGRIYQFLVKVGVDPKKLRFRQHMGNEMAHYACDCWDAECLTSYGWIECVGCADRSAYDLTQHTKATGVKLVAEKKLPAPKNVDVCEIVPNKVLIGKTFKKDSKLIQDALAALSEDQVNAVEVNLDENGEYGLKLSNDTEVKITKDMVQIKRYQKTVHVEEIIPSVIEPSFGIGRIMYALFEHNFRAREDEKRTYFSLPPVVAPLKCSVLPLSNNEEFVPFVKQLSQNLTKVDVSHKVDDSSGSIGRRYARTDEIAIPFGITIDFDTLKTPHSATLRERDCMGQVRINLDEVPSVVRDLSNGKLTWSEVEAKYPKFEQQESTEP